The Thermococcus sp. genome segment TTGTGGGTGTTTTCCTGGTCGTTGGCCAGGGGAAGAGGCCCGAGTTAATGAAGGGTGACTTTCTGCTCCTTCTAACTCCCCTCTTCTGGCAGCTCGGCCATGCAGTGGCGAAGAGAACTGCCTACAAGCCCCTAACCATAGCAACGCTAAGGAACACCTTCGGAGGGCTTATCCTCCTCGTTCCAGTCCTCTTAAAAGGTTTCGCCTTCACAGGGCTGGCCCTCGCGGAGGGCCTGATCATCGCCCTAACCCAGAGCCTCTGGTATTCCGCCATAGCGAGGATTAATCTCTCGAAGGCGACGGCGATTTTAACTCCGGCACCCGCTTTGACGGTGCTCCTCTCGATTGCAGTCCTCAGGGAGAGCGTTACCCCCCACCACATCGCGGGCTTAACCTTAATAACCGCCGGAACGCTCCTCGTAAGCAGGGAGGAAAGCGGGGTAAAGGAATAGTACCCACCAAAAAACCAACACAAAACGCCATCTTTTGAAAAGAGAAGAACATTAAACGTGATAAAGAAAAAGTCAGAGCTTCCCGTTCTCCATCAGCCACTCCCCGTAGCGGACGAGGGCGTAAACCGCGTCGACACCGTCTTCAACGGTCTCGTAGACGGGAACGCCCTTGAGCTCGATGTTCCTGGCCATCTTGTGCGGGTAAGCTCCGCCAGGGGCAACGAAAACTATTGGCTTGCCGTAGGCCCCCATTCTCTCCATGGCCTCAACGATTCCCCCGTCAAGGGCCGGGCTCTGGAAGAGCGCTATGACAGCGAGGACGTCGACGTTCGGATCTTCTAGGGCGTAGCGCATGGCTATCTCGTAGCGGCTGGATGGAGCGTCGCCTATTACATCTATCGGGTTCCTGTAGCTCATGTGGCGCGGGAGCTTGCCCTCCTCGATGTCTTTCCTAAAGCGTTCGTTGGTTTCCTCGCTCAGCTCCGCGAGTTTCATGCCCTTCTCAAGCAGGCCGTCGCTCATCATGACTCCCGCCCCACCGCCGTTGGTAACTATCGCGACCCTGTTGCCCTTCGCAGGCTTCTGCATAGCCAGGGCCTTCGCGTAGTTGAAGAGCTGGCGCATGTTCTTGGCGCTCAGAACGCCGGTCTGCTCGAAAGCGGCCTTGTATATTTTGAAGGAACCGGCGAGTGAACCTGTGTGGGAAGCGGCGGCCTTCGCTCCGGCCTCGGTCCTCCCGCTCTTGAGCACCACAACGGGCTTCTTGAGGATGACCTCCTTTGCCGTGTTGAAGAACTTCCTCCCGTCCTTGACGCCCTCTATGTAGCCGGTGATGACACCTGTCTTCGAGTCATCACCGAGGTAGGCCATGAAGTCGCTCTCGTCCAGATCGGCCATGTTGCCGAGGCTGATGAACTTGCTCATGCCTATCTTGTGGCTGGCGGCCCAGTCGAGGATTGCAGCACCGAAGGCACCGCTCTGGCTCATGAAGGCGACCTTTCCGAAGGAGGGTCTAGCCTGCCTCTCCGGCGGGTTGAAGTTACAGTCAAAGCCGTTCTCGAGGTTGGTGACACCGAGACAGTTCGGACCAACGAGCCTTATTCCCCACTTCCTGGCGCGTCTGACGAGCTCCTCCTCAAGCTCGGCCCTTCCAGCCTCCTTAAAACCGGCGGAGATGACGACCGCCGCCTTGACACCCTTTCTACCGCACTCGTCTATGACGTCGGGTACGAACCGGGCCGGGACCGCTATTACCGCAACGTCGATCTCACCGGGCACCTCCTGAACGCTCCGGTAAACCCGAAAACTCTTTCCGTGGATTTCTATCTCGCCACCCCTAACGTTGACGGCGTAGACCTTTCCATTGAAACGGAGCGTTATCGAGCGCATTATCGCGTTTCCAACCTTTCCGGGGACGTTTGACGCCCCGATGACGGCAACGCTTTTTGGATAAAACAGGAAATCGAGCTTTGGAGCCTCCATCTTGCCCACCTCCGAAGTTTTTTCGGGAGTCCGTATTTAAATCTTCCCGCACATGGACGTGCACCGAAAGATGGATATTTTATCCATACGCTGGAAGTACGAGGCTTTACTTATATAAACGTTGCGAGGGAAAGGGTTATATTGTAGAACGTTAAAAGGAGGATAGGAACGTTCAAATTGGGTGAGGAAGATGTCGAAGGTTAAGGTCGTTACCGATCCGGAAGTCATAAAATTAATGCTTGAGAGCACAAGGAGGCAGATACTCAGCCTGCTTCGTAGCAAGGAAATGACGATTTCACAGTTGAGTGAGATACTTGGTAAGACCCCACAGACTATATACCACCACATAGAGAAGCTCAAGGAGGCCGGCCTCGTAGAGGTAAAGAGAACCGAGATGAAGGGCAACCTCATCGAGAAATATTACGGAAGGACCGCAGACGCGTTCTACATAAACCTCTACCTCGGCGACGAGGAGCTCCGCTACTTCGCCCGCTCAAGGCTCAAGACCAAACTTGGAATATTCAGGGCCCTAGGGTATGAGTTCGACGATGAGAAGCTCCTGGACATCATGGACAGGCTCCTGAAGAAGGAACACGAGTACAAGACCCAGATAAGCCGGGAGATAGAAGAAAACGAGGAGAGACTCAGGGACGCCTCAGATGAGGACATAATACACGCCATAGAATGGCTCTCGATGGCCCGTATGGCGAGGGATGAGGAATTCAGAAAATTGATGGAGGAACTCGGCAAAACCCTTAAAAAGTGAGGTTTAAAGTGGAAGCGATGGGACATGGCCAGAGGCATAAGATTGTTGGTTTTGGACGTTCTTAAACCACACCAGCCGATCGTTACGGAGCTGGCGCTTGGACTCAGCGAACTTGAAGGGGTTGAGGGTGTCAACATAACTCTCGTTGAGATCGATAAAGAAACCGAGAACATCAAGATAACGATGGTCGGCGATGACCTCGACTACGACGAGATAGTAAGAACAATAGAGGAATTCGGTGGCGTTGTTCACAGCATAGATATGGTGGCCGCCGGGAAGAAGATCGTCGAAGAGGGCGAAACTCCCCAGGACAAGCTGGAGGAGTAACCGTGAGAGAGGTTCTCATCATAACAGACCCCCAGGTAGTTAAGGTGCTCTCCGAGGAAACCCGCTTTGGGATATTGAAGCTTCTGAGGGAGCACCCCATGACGGTCAACGAGCTCAGCCACGCCCTTGGAAAAGAGAGAACAACGATATACCGGCACATTAAAGCACTCGAAAACGCGGGGCTAATTGAGGAATTTGACAACCAGAGGAACGAGAAGGTTTACGCAAGAACCGCGAGGATGTTCTTGATAAAGGCAGAGCCCGACGAGAGCGTGGAGAAGTTCCGAGAGGCCTATCTGCAGGTCGAGGCCGAGAAGCTCGTCATGATACTTGAAAAAGCGGGGTTCAAAATAAGCAACAGGGCCAAGCTTGTGAAGGTTGCCAAGGAAGTCCTCAACGAAATAGAACTCAACTCACAGCCAGTTCTCAAAAGGATCTCCCAGGCGGACGTTGAACTCACCGAGATAGAGTTATTCCATCTCCTCAACATGCTGGTGTTCATGCAGAGCTGCAAACTCTGTGAACGGGCCCGGAGAACCAGAGAACTGATAGAACTATGATGTCACGCCGTTTTTGAAACTGAACGTTCCGTTTTTGGTCCGTAGATGGATGTTCTTTCATATTCTCCAATGAACATTAATGACAAAGCTTAAATATTTCACCGCGAGTGATATATTCTGGGCAGATGGCCCGTTGAGTGCACACGGTGGTTGAGATGAAGAGGGAAGTGTTCGTTCTGTTGCTTGTTCTGGTGGTTTTAACCAGCGTTTCCGCCGTCCCCGTTGGGGCCCAGAGTCTTGAGAACG includes the following:
- a CDS encoding DMT family transporter; translated protein: MSRETKGTLLAFMVLILLGIEPVVIKANPVNPLSFASLSALFASLFLWPVLMARGHAREILEKPEELKKAFLTGLFATAIAYSLFTYGTRLSSAVNSAILTRFEVFYSFLISWLLLRERITGRAVVSALALIVGVFLVVGQGKRPELMKGDFLLLLTPLFWQLGHAVAKRTAYKPLTIATLRNTFGGLILLVPVLLKGFAFTGLALAEGLIIALTQSLWYSAIARINLSKATAILTPAPALTVLLSIAVLRESVTPHHIAGLTLITAGTLLVSREESGVKE
- a CDS encoding CoA-binding protein; this encodes MEAPKLDFLFYPKSVAVIGASNVPGKVGNAIMRSITLRFNGKVYAVNVRGGEIEIHGKSFRVYRSVQEVPGEIDVAVIAVPARFVPDVIDECGRKGVKAAVVISAGFKEAGRAELEEELVRRARKWGIRLVGPNCLGVTNLENGFDCNFNPPERQARPSFGKVAFMSQSGAFGAAILDWAASHKIGMSKFISLGNMADLDESDFMAYLGDDSKTGVITGYIEGVKDGRKFFNTAKEVILKKPVVVLKSGRTEAGAKAAASHTGSLAGSFKIYKAAFEQTGVLSAKNMRQLFNYAKALAMQKPAKGNRVAIVTNGGGAGVMMSDGLLEKGMKLAELSEETNERFRKDIEEGKLPRHMSYRNPIDVIGDAPSSRYEIAMRYALEDPNVDVLAVIALFQSPALDGGIVEAMERMGAYGKPIVFVAPGGAYPHKMARNIELKGVPVYETVEDGVDAVYALVRYGEWLMENGKL
- a CDS encoding winged helix-turn-helix domain-containing protein, producing MSKVKVVTDPEVIKLMLESTRRQILSLLRSKEMTISQLSEILGKTPQTIYHHIEKLKEAGLVEVKRTEMKGNLIEKYYGRTADAFYINLYLGDEELRYFARSRLKTKLGIFRALGYEFDDEKLLDIMDRLLKKEHEYKTQISREIEENEERLRDASDEDIIHAIEWLSMARMARDEEFRKLMEELGKTLKK
- a CDS encoding DUF211 domain-containing protein — protein: MARGIRLLVLDVLKPHQPIVTELALGLSELEGVEGVNITLVEIDKETENIKITMVGDDLDYDEIVRTIEEFGGVVHSIDMVAAGKKIVEEGETPQDKLEE
- a CDS encoding transcriptional regulator encodes the protein MREVLIITDPQVVKVLSEETRFGILKLLREHPMTVNELSHALGKERTTIYRHIKALENAGLIEEFDNQRNEKVYARTARMFLIKAEPDESVEKFREAYLQVEAEKLVMILEKAGFKISNRAKLVKVAKEVLNEIELNSQPVLKRISQADVELTEIELFHLLNMLVFMQSCKLCERARRTRELIEL